A stretch of the Bacillus licheniformis DSM 13 = ATCC 14580 genome encodes the following:
- a CDS encoding response regulator transcription factor, whose translation MENATILIVDDEDAIVQMVKRVLTKEGFSEVLTASSAEEALDIVKKDTVHLILLDVMMPGQTGFDVSPEIRRHTNAPIFFLTAKTSDLDKLSGFAYGADDYITKPFNPLELIARIKAHLKRTYIHKEVAAASVSSAYEYERFIFHPDFAELIVDGETVSCSAQLLQLLQYFCDHPNRVLSKDQIYEKVWGVPSYGDSNTVMVHIRKLREKIEKDPSSPEYIVTIRGLGYKFVPNPARKESEG comes from the coding sequence TTGGAAAATGCGACAATTTTGATTGTGGACGACGAAGACGCCATTGTTCAAATGGTCAAGCGCGTCCTCACGAAGGAAGGATTTTCAGAAGTTCTGACCGCAAGCAGCGCAGAAGAAGCGCTCGACATCGTGAAAAAGGACACCGTGCACTTAATACTTCTCGATGTCATGATGCCGGGACAGACAGGATTTGATGTATCTCCTGAAATCAGGCGGCACACCAACGCTCCGATCTTCTTCTTGACGGCGAAAACATCCGATCTCGATAAACTGTCGGGTTTTGCCTACGGGGCTGATGATTATATTACAAAACCTTTTAATCCTCTGGAATTAATCGCCAGGATTAAAGCCCATTTAAAAAGAACGTATATACATAAAGAAGTTGCAGCTGCTTCAGTATCTTCAGCCTACGAATATGAACGCTTTATATTTCATCCCGACTTTGCGGAGCTGATCGTGGACGGCGAAACGGTCAGCTGCTCGGCGCAGCTGCTCCAGCTCCTGCAATATTTTTGCGATCATCCGAACAGGGTGCTTTCCAAGGATCAAATTTATGAAAAAGTGTGGGGCGTTCCATCTTATGGAGACAGCAACACCGTCATGGTACATATCAGAAAGCTGAGGGAGAAAATCGAAAAAGACCCGAGCAGCCCCGAATATATTGTCACGATTCGCGGCCTTGGATATAAGTTCGTTCCCAATCCTGCACGAAAAGAGAGCGAAGGATGA
- a CDS encoding FecCD family ABC transporter permease, with the protein MLKKNNRRAGAVMLVMAVLTAAVFLLSMNMGEIRIDPLATLRTLFGFGTPQDELVLFEFRLPRMILAMLIGAGVAVSGAVWQGISRNDLADPGILGINTGAGFAVVLFIFYFQGDVGNLQKGFVFSLPIFAFLGACFAVVSIYLLAWKKGLNPIRLVLVGIGVNAAFSAAILMLQLKMDPNDFMQAAVWLSGNIWSSNWSFVSAVLPWIVVLIPFILYKARYLNVLNLGDQLATGLGTAVEKERRTLLLSAAALSGACVAAGGNITFLGLVAPHIARRLVGPKHQLLIPASALTGALLFLLADLIGRMILAPSEIPVGLVIAALGAPYFIYLLMKTN; encoded by the coding sequence ATGCTCAAGAAAAACAACAGACGGGCGGGTGCGGTGATGCTCGTCATGGCCGTGCTGACGGCCGCCGTGTTTTTATTAAGCATGAACATGGGAGAAATCCGCATCGACCCGCTTGCTACATTGAGAACACTGTTCGGCTTTGGAACGCCGCAGGATGAACTTGTATTATTTGAATTCCGTCTGCCGCGCATGATCCTCGCCATGCTGATCGGTGCAGGGGTTGCTGTCTCCGGAGCCGTCTGGCAGGGGATATCCCGGAATGACCTGGCCGATCCGGGGATATTGGGCATCAATACGGGAGCGGGTTTTGCCGTTGTGCTGTTCATCTTCTATTTTCAGGGAGACGTTGGCAACCTGCAAAAAGGATTCGTTTTTTCCCTGCCGATATTCGCATTTTTGGGAGCCTGCTTTGCAGTCGTTTCCATCTATTTGCTGGCGTGGAAAAAAGGCTTGAATCCCATTCGCCTCGTTTTGGTCGGCATCGGAGTGAATGCGGCGTTTTCGGCGGCCATCTTAATGCTGCAGCTTAAAATGGACCCAAATGACTTTATGCAGGCGGCTGTTTGGCTGTCAGGGAATATATGGAGTTCGAACTGGAGCTTTGTCTCGGCCGTGCTGCCCTGGATTGTCGTGCTGATTCCTTTTATCCTCTATAAAGCGCGCTATTTAAACGTGCTGAATCTCGGTGATCAGCTCGCAACAGGGCTCGGAACGGCAGTTGAAAAAGAGCGGCGCACACTGCTTCTGTCGGCAGCCGCGCTGAGCGGCGCGTGTGTAGCGGCTGGAGGAAACATTACGTTTCTCGGTCTCGTGGCTCCGCATATTGCCAGAAGACTTGTCGGGCCGAAGCATCAGCTTTTAATCCCGGCTTCCGCGTTGACCGGAGCATTGCTCTTTTTGCTGGCGGACTTAATTGGAAGAATGATACTGGCGCCTTCGGAAATTCCCGTAGGGCTTGTCATTGCCGCTTTAGGCGCACCGTATTTTATCTATTTGCTTATGAAAACAAATTAA
- a CDS encoding sensor histidine kinase has translation MKLRGKLVLHFVSQIFLILGLVLATLLLSFIFFALRLSESEADTGLAKATSDTFESWVSVDDNNNWQIEDILKSAIDKQGGWLQILDGKEKTVYSYRLPAEIQRQYHREDLVSVFDKKRIKKYQVNFWSANFNGEDYVILFGWESKSDTILSYLEKEEKDMADLSSYKKSTLDFIKKNKGSVYLFSEKGKMLDSIYQDIDYSQGINELELLKYGSKPWNYEHEFSYRRLSATEWLIAATPNPIFNPDHEFNRTMIGLALKIVLIVIGVLILLMSSMTIWYSFRFGMPIIHTIKWIVNLSKGRFEEPRNRKGRPRSRNKKGKRKQPYRLFTEVFESMEQLTETLKKDEQNRKKIQTTREEWIAGLSHDLKTPLSTIYGYSMMLESPNYEWSKEEIREIGQAMKEKSDYMSQLIEDLNLTYRLKNDALPIKRQTVRLVPFLKSFVEEFKRHSFSEGYNVSFEYKQVDTEFAIDRGWFRRVLENLLANAVKHNKKGTDIKVILEESKQYIILKIQDNGRGMDSETVSNLFNRYYRGTHTKDATEGSGLGLAISLELVHLHDGCIAVDSRTGRGTEITMEFKKNPKAAK, from the coding sequence ATGAAGCTCAGAGGAAAGCTCGTTCTCCACTTTGTCAGTCAGATTTTTTTGATTCTCGGTCTTGTTCTCGCGACCTTGCTGTTATCCTTCATTTTTTTCGCTCTCCGATTAAGCGAGAGCGAAGCGGATACAGGCTTGGCAAAAGCCACTTCAGACACGTTTGAAAGCTGGGTCAGCGTGGATGACAATAACAATTGGCAGATCGAAGATATCTTGAAATCGGCTATCGACAAACAGGGAGGCTGGCTTCAAATATTAGACGGCAAGGAGAAAACCGTTTATTCCTACCGTCTTCCTGCGGAAATTCAGAGGCAGTACCACAGGGAAGACCTGGTATCCGTTTTTGATAAAAAAAGAATTAAAAAATATCAAGTCAACTTCTGGTCTGCCAATTTCAATGGTGAAGACTACGTGATTTTATTCGGATGGGAGTCGAAAAGCGATACGATCCTGTCCTATTTGGAAAAAGAAGAGAAGGATATGGCAGACCTTTCTTCCTATAAAAAAAGCACGCTTGATTTCATTAAGAAAAACAAAGGGTCCGTCTATTTGTTCAGCGAAAAAGGGAAAATGCTGGACTCGATCTACCAGGACATAGATTACAGCCAGGGAATCAATGAGCTGGAGCTTTTAAAATACGGATCAAAGCCATGGAACTACGAGCACGAGTTTTCATACAGGCGATTAAGCGCGACAGAATGGCTGATCGCCGCTACGCCGAACCCGATTTTTAATCCGGATCATGAGTTCAACAGGACGATGATCGGGCTCGCTTTAAAAATCGTTCTCATCGTGATCGGCGTTCTGATCTTATTGATGTCTTCTATGACCATTTGGTATTCTTTCAGATTCGGCATGCCGATCATCCATACGATTAAATGGATCGTCAACCTTTCAAAAGGGCGATTTGAAGAACCGAGAAACCGGAAAGGCCGCCCGCGAAGCCGGAACAAAAAAGGGAAGCGAAAACAGCCGTACCGGCTGTTCACAGAAGTGTTTGAATCGATGGAGCAGCTGACGGAAACGCTGAAAAAAGACGAGCAAAACCGCAAGAAAATCCAAACGACCCGGGAGGAATGGATCGCAGGGCTCTCCCATGACTTAAAAACGCCGCTCAGCACGATTTACGGCTACAGCATGATGCTGGAGTCTCCAAACTATGAGTGGTCAAAAGAGGAAATCCGCGAAATCGGCCAGGCGATGAAAGAAAAGTCGGACTACATGTCACAGCTAATCGAAGACTTGAACTTGACGTACAGGCTGAAAAACGACGCTTTGCCGATTAAACGCCAGACAGTGAGGCTCGTGCCGTTTTTAAAGAGCTTCGTTGAGGAGTTTAAGCGCCATTCATTTTCAGAAGGGTACAACGTGTCTTTTGAATACAAGCAAGTAGATACCGAGTTTGCGATAGACAGGGGCTGGTTCCGAAGAGTCTTGGAAAACCTCCTCGCCAACGCCGTCAAGCATAACAAAAAAGGCACTGACATCAAGGTGATCCTTGAAGAATCCAAGCAATATATTATTCTTAAAATTCAAGACAACGGAAGAGGCATGGACTCTGAAACCGTCTCAAATTTATTCAACCGCTACTACAGGGGAACGCATACAAAAGATGCGACAGAAGGAAGCGGTCTCGGCCTTGCTATTTCTTTGGAACTTGTCCACCTGCACGACGGCTGCATCGCAGTTGACAGCCGGACAGGCCGAGGGACGGAAATTACGATGGAATTTAAGAAAAACCCTAAAGCCGCCAAATAA
- a CDS encoding ABC transporter ATP-binding protein: MIVENLNLHIPKGKVTTMIGPNGCGKSTILKTMARIQRSRTGAVYLNGKAIHQMSTKDVAKQMAILPQTPEAPGGLTVYELVSYGRFPHQKGMGRLSADDRRMVEWSLQVTGMLPFYDRPIEALSGGQRQRVWIAMALAQETELLLLDEPTTYLDLAHQLEILQLLEKLNQEEGRTILMVIHDLNHAARFAHHMVALNRGAIVKEGAPHEVMTSEVLKKVFQIDAEIILDPRTGKPVCLTYDLLKKEEDQRLATG, encoded by the coding sequence ATGATTGTCGAAAACTTAAACCTCCACATACCAAAAGGAAAAGTGACGACCATGATCGGTCCGAACGGGTGCGGCAAATCAACCATATTAAAAACGATGGCGCGCATACAGCGTTCGCGAACGGGCGCCGTTTATTTAAACGGCAAAGCGATCCACCAAATGTCGACGAAGGATGTAGCCAAACAGATGGCGATTCTTCCGCAGACGCCTGAGGCGCCAGGCGGTTTGACCGTATATGAGCTCGTTTCTTACGGCCGTTTTCCTCATCAAAAGGGAATGGGCAGGCTTTCGGCCGATGACCGCCGCATGGTTGAATGGTCTCTCCAAGTGACAGGAATGTTGCCTTTTTATGACCGGCCGATCGAAGCCCTTTCTGGAGGACAGCGCCAGCGCGTCTGGATTGCGATGGCCCTTGCCCAAGAAACGGAGCTCTTGCTCCTTGACGAACCGACAACCTATTTGGACTTGGCGCACCAGCTTGAAATTCTGCAACTGCTGGAAAAGCTCAATCAAGAAGAAGGCCGAACGATTTTGATGGTCATTCACGACCTCAACCATGCCGCCCGCTTCGCTCATCATATGGTGGCGCTGAACCGGGGTGCGATTGTCAAAGAGGGCGCCCCTCATGAAGTCATGACATCAGAAGTATTAAAAAAGGTGTTTCAGATTGATGCTGAAATTATATTAGACCCGCGCACAGGAAAACCGGTGTGCCTGACTTACGATCTATTGAAAAAAGAAGAGGATCAGAGGCTGGCAACCGGATGA
- the sspJ gene encoding small acid-soluble spore protein SspJ: MGIFFNKDRGNKEKDQNAVRGALEDAGQALKGDPLQEAVNKKKNNR; this comes from the coding sequence TTGGGTATTTTCTTCAATAAAGATAGAGGAAATAAGGAAAAGGACCAAAACGCCGTTCGGGGGGCGCTTGAAGACGCAGGACAAGCGCTGAAAGGAGACCCTCTGCAAGAGGCGGTCAACAAAAAGAAAAATAACCGATAA
- a CDS encoding amino acid permease, protein MEQTKKWGFWLLTAFVVGNMVGSGIFMLPSTLAQTASPLGVTAAWLVTGAGVLMIALVFGHLSIRRPDLKAGPQSYARALFSDPKKGNAAGFTMVWGYWVASWISNVAIITSLAGYLTTFLPILTDGRELVEFGGHPVTLGQLLTFIVCTILLWGTHFILVSSINGAGKLNFLATFSKVLGFVLFIVAGLFVFQTALFESFYFPIESEGKSIGLGGQVHNAAISTLWAFVGIESAVILSGRASSQRDVKRATITGLLIALGIYMIITLITMGVIPHDQLQASDKPFVDVLHVIIGSFGSVIMAVLAIVSLFGSMLGWILIGAEVPYQAAKAGDFPAFFAKTNKKGSPVNSLIVTNVMSQIFIFSTISGTISEAFTFLTTSATLAYLVPYLIAALFSLKLILKGETYGELKGSRTGDGIIALAALAYSLWVIVSGTSDLTTFILGIGLFFVGLAIYPFVYKKFKNNQV, encoded by the coding sequence ATGGAACAGACAAAAAAATGGGGCTTCTGGCTTCTTACGGCTTTTGTTGTCGGCAATATGGTCGGCTCAGGGATTTTTATGCTCCCCAGCACACTCGCCCAGACGGCTAGCCCGCTCGGCGTAACGGCGGCATGGCTGGTGACGGGTGCGGGGGTGCTGATGATCGCCCTTGTATTCGGCCATTTATCCATTCGCCGCCCGGATCTCAAAGCAGGTCCGCAAAGCTATGCAAGAGCTTTATTCTCAGACCCTAAAAAAGGGAATGCGGCAGGTTTTACAATGGTATGGGGGTATTGGGTGGCTAGCTGGATCAGCAACGTGGCCATCATTACAAGCCTTGCAGGCTATTTGACGACTTTCTTGCCGATCTTAACCGACGGACGCGAGCTGGTTGAATTCGGCGGACACCCCGTTACACTTGGCCAGCTCTTGACATTCATCGTGTGTACGATTTTGTTATGGGGGACGCATTTTATCCTAGTCTCCAGCATAAATGGAGCGGGCAAGCTGAACTTTTTGGCGACTTTTTCCAAAGTGCTTGGGTTTGTCCTGTTTATTGTTGCAGGTTTGTTCGTTTTTCAAACGGCATTATTCGAATCATTTTATTTTCCAATCGAATCAGAAGGCAAAAGCATAGGGCTGGGCGGACAGGTTCACAATGCGGCGATTTCAACGCTGTGGGCGTTTGTCGGCATCGAGTCTGCGGTAATCTTATCAGGGCGCGCATCATCCCAGCGTGATGTCAAACGCGCGACCATTACCGGCCTGTTAATTGCGCTCGGCATTTATATGATCATCACTTTAATTACGATGGGCGTCATCCCGCACGATCAGCTCCAGGCATCAGATAAACCGTTCGTTGATGTGCTGCACGTGATTATCGGCAGCTTCGGCAGCGTGATTATGGCGGTCTTGGCAATCGTTTCTTTGTTCGGATCGATGCTCGGCTGGATTTTAATCGGCGCAGAGGTTCCGTATCAGGCGGCAAAAGCCGGTGATTTTCCTGCTTTCTTTGCGAAAACGAATAAAAAGGGAAGTCCGGTCAATTCATTGATCGTCACAAACGTGATGTCGCAGATCTTTATTTTCTCAACGATTTCGGGAACGATCAGCGAAGCCTTTACGTTTTTAACAACGTCGGCGACGCTCGCTTACCTTGTCCCTTATCTCATAGCGGCTCTTTTCAGCTTGAAGCTCATCCTCAAAGGGGAGACATACGGCGAGCTGAAAGGTTCAAGAACAGGAGACGGCATCATTGCCTTGGCCGCTCTTGCGTACTCTTTATGGGTCATCGTTTCAGGCACGTCTGACTTGACCACCTTTATCTTGGGAATCGGGCTGTTTTTCGTCGGTCTTGCGATCTACCCGTTCGTCTACAAAAAGTTCAAAAATAATCAAGTGTGA
- a CDS encoding FecCD family ABC transporter permease, which produces MSSYKNIHHINGADGTDEEQRPISRPLGAVFVLAGGIMLLLFGAALSIALGAADIKLGTVWDAIFHFDAKNTAHQIIQELRLPRTVSAALVGACLAVSGAVMQGMTRNPLASPEIMSVTHGSAFAIAVAFAFFPGTSSIGLMIWSFAGAALGAGLVFGIGMFSKGGLTPVKLALAGTAVGTFLSALSTSIAIHFDVARDVSFWYAGGVAGTKWLSIQLLIPAAALGLAVVFVIARSITVLSLGEELAKGLGQYTKTVKAIGIVSVVLLTGATVSVAGAIGFIGLIIPHITRFLVGVDYRWIIPCSAVLGAVLLIYADIAARLVNPPFETPVGAVTALVGVPFFLYLARRERSGL; this is translated from the coding sequence GTGAGCTCTTACAAAAACATACATCATATCAACGGCGCGGATGGCACTGATGAAGAACAGAGACCGATCAGCCGTCCGCTCGGAGCTGTATTTGTCCTGGCCGGCGGAATCATGCTGCTGCTTTTTGGCGCCGCATTATCGATTGCGCTCGGTGCGGCTGATATAAAGCTTGGAACGGTTTGGGACGCCATTTTTCATTTTGACGCGAAAAATACGGCCCATCAAATTATTCAGGAACTCAGACTGCCAAGGACGGTAAGTGCGGCTCTTGTGGGCGCCTGCCTGGCGGTTTCCGGAGCCGTGATGCAGGGGATGACGCGAAATCCTCTTGCGTCGCCGGAAATTATGAGCGTCACGCACGGGTCAGCTTTCGCAATTGCTGTTGCGTTTGCTTTTTTTCCAGGAACCTCATCGATCGGGCTGATGATCTGGTCATTTGCCGGTGCCGCTCTTGGAGCGGGGCTTGTTTTTGGAATCGGAATGTTTTCAAAAGGCGGTCTTACGCCTGTAAAGCTGGCTTTGGCCGGTACGGCTGTCGGCACGTTCCTGAGCGCTCTTTCTACGAGCATCGCGATCCACTTTGATGTGGCGCGCGACGTCAGTTTTTGGTATGCCGGAGGTGTCGCCGGCACGAAATGGCTCAGCATTCAGTTGTTGATTCCGGCGGCAGCGCTCGGTTTGGCGGTCGTTTTTGTCATCGCCCGTTCCATCACGGTTCTAAGCCTGGGTGAGGAGCTGGCGAAAGGGCTCGGTCAATATACGAAGACGGTAAAAGCGATCGGCATCGTGTCCGTTGTTCTGCTGACGGGTGCCACTGTATCCGTTGCCGGTGCGATCGGTTTTATCGGATTGATCATTCCGCATATTACCCGCTTTCTGGTCGGGGTTGATTACCGCTGGATCATTCCATGCTCAGCTGTGCTTGGCGCTGTTCTTCTGATCTATGCGGATATTGCGGCAAGGCTGGTCAACCCGCCGTTTGAAACACCTGTCGGAGCAGTAACTGCGCTTGTCGGCGTACCATTCTTTCTCTATCTGGCCCGCAGGGAAAGGAGTGGACTGTAA
- a CDS encoding metal-dependent hydrolase yields the protein MTGKTHIMGGVASCTAAAYFYGYDPVFMTASGVIGALIPDICHTKSKIGRRLPILSAVVSSVFGHRTFTHSLLFLLITAFAAHLYFADQSILVGLMAGMASHLLLDAGTVNGIKLFFPSAIKVRLPLYIKTGGKAEQVVLAVLTVVSCYFIANLIA from the coding sequence ATGACAGGAAAAACACACATCATGGGAGGGGTCGCTTCTTGTACGGCTGCTGCTTATTTTTACGGATATGATCCGGTGTTCATGACAGCCTCGGGCGTTATCGGAGCATTGATTCCGGATATATGCCATACAAAAAGCAAGATAGGCAGAAGGCTTCCGATTTTATCAGCAGTGGTCAGTTCTGTCTTCGGGCACAGGACGTTTACACACAGCCTGCTCTTTTTGCTCATCACGGCATTCGCGGCACATTTATATTTTGCAGATCAGAGCATACTTGTCGGATTGATGGCCGGAATGGCAAGCCATCTGCTCCTCGATGCCGGGACTGTAAACGGCATCAAACTTTTCTTTCCGTCCGCCATTAAGGTTCGTCTGCCCCTTTACATTAAAACCGGCGGGAAGGCGGAACAAGTCGTTCTTGCTGTGCTCACCGTTGTTTCGTGCTATTTTATTGCGAACTTGATCGCCTGA